A single genomic interval of Noviherbaspirillum saxi harbors:
- the dapA gene encoding 4-hydroxy-tetrahydrodipicolinate synthase: MNGFSGIWVALATPFQQGEIDFAALGSLAARLYKDGAAGLVVCGSTGEASALSNSEQLAVLDAVLVAVPQCPVVMGIGGSNQQALVERLREIQARPVAGVLVPPPYYIRPSQEGIVAFFMALAQAATVPLILYNIPYRTGVAMSLATIRAIAEHPRIAAIKDCGGDPALTLQLITDRRLAVLAGEDGQIFSTLCLGGAGAIAAAAHIRTDLFVRMARAIAESRLDEARRLMFALSPLFATLFAEPNPGPLKAALEMMNLCSGDVRAPMQPASAALKREIAQVLDRLNAFS; encoded by the coding sequence ATGAATGGATTTAGCGGTATCTGGGTCGCGCTGGCGACGCCGTTTCAACAAGGCGAAATCGACTTTGCCGCATTAGGCTCGCTCGCGGCAAGGCTGTACAAGGACGGGGCAGCCGGTTTGGTTGTATGCGGCTCGACCGGTGAAGCGTCCGCGCTAAGCAACAGTGAACAGCTTGCCGTCCTCGATGCCGTGCTCGTGGCGGTACCCCAATGCCCGGTAGTGATGGGCATTGGCGGAAGTAATCAGCAGGCGCTGGTCGAAAGACTGAGAGAAATCCAGGCCCGTCCGGTGGCTGGCGTGCTGGTGCCGCCGCCGTATTACATTAGGCCGTCACAGGAAGGCATCGTTGCATTTTTCATGGCGCTCGCACAGGCTGCCACGGTGCCGCTGATTCTCTACAACATCCCCTACCGCACCGGGGTTGCGATGTCGCTGGCCACGATACGCGCCATCGCTGAACACCCGCGTATTGCAGCGATCAAGGATTGCGGCGGCGACCCTGCACTCACGCTGCAACTGATTACCGACCGGCGCCTTGCCGTGCTGGCCGGTGAAGACGGTCAGATTTTCAGTACGCTTTGTCTGGGCGGCGCGGGCGCGATTGCGGCGGCAGCGCATATTCGGACCGATCTGTTTGTGCGCATGGCGCGGGCCATTGCGGAATCCAGGCTCGATGAGGCTCGACGTCTGATGTTTGCCTTGTCGCCACTGTTTGCAACCCTGTTTGCCGAACCGAATCCCGGCCCGCTCAAGGCGGCACTGGAGATGATGAATCTATGCAGCGGCGACGTGCGTGCGCCTATGCAGCCGGCGTCGGCAGCGCTAAAACGGGAAATCGCCCAGGTACTGGATCGCTTGAACGCGTTTTCCTAA
- a CDS encoding ATP-dependent DNA helicase, which yields MEYRIAVRALAEFTAKCGDLDLRFTPAPTAQEGIAGHIAVTARRAADYQKEVLLASHYRHLLVRGRADGYDPALNRIEEIKTYRGDLARMPANHRSLHWAQAKIYGWLLCEKLQLPEVTVALVYFEIGSKHETILEERYPAETLQAFFIQQCECFLSWSEQEMAHRLARDEALSAMQFPHAEFRQGQRQLAEAVYRAANTDRCLAAEAPTGIGKTVGTLFPLLKATPRKELDKIFFLAAKTSGRSLALGALAQIKNSQAALPLRVLELVARDKACEHPDKACHGESCPLAQGFYDRLPQARAAALAAGALEKNSLRTVALEHQVCPYYLSQDLVRWSDVVVGDYNYYFDSSALLYGLTTANQWRVSVLTDEAHNLIDRARKMYTAELDQTTLQIVRRAVPDVLRKSLDKLFRQWSALNKAQESTYRVYAEAPAKFTGALQQVSSEVSAFFAENPAYVDSALQDFYFEVLHFTRLLEVFDTHSLFDVTIEEKNGSLRSRVCIRNVVPARFLAPRFSEAQSAVLFSATLSPWHFYADMLGLPDDTAYVDVESPFRAEQLSVHVASHISTRYRHRDQSLGPIVALMSRQYEAQRGNYLAFFSSFDYLEKVVALFRAHHPEIPVWEQSRRMDESARDDFLARFAPGGCGIGFAVLGGPFAEGIDLPGDRLIGAFIATLGLPQFNAINEEHRERMEAAFGAGYDYAYLYPGLQKVVQAAGRVIRTQSDRGCVYLIDDRFGRPEVRRLLPAWWKLGSPARLDAQVRNAS from the coding sequence ATGGAATACCGGATTGCAGTGCGCGCACTGGCCGAGTTCACCGCAAAGTGCGGCGATCTCGATCTGCGATTCACGCCGGCGCCGACGGCACAGGAAGGTATCGCCGGCCACATCGCGGTAACTGCGCGCCGTGCCGCCGATTATCAAAAGGAAGTACTGCTCGCATCGCACTACCGGCACCTGCTGGTGCGCGGCCGCGCCGACGGCTACGATCCGGCATTGAACCGCATTGAGGAAATCAAGACTTACCGTGGCGACCTCGCCCGCATGCCGGCCAATCATCGTTCGCTGCACTGGGCCCAGGCGAAAATCTATGGCTGGTTATTGTGTGAAAAACTACAGCTGCCAGAAGTGACGGTGGCGCTGGTGTATTTTGAAATAGGAAGCAAACACGAAACGATACTGGAGGAACGCTATCCGGCTGAGACGCTGCAAGCGTTTTTCATTCAGCAATGCGAATGCTTTCTGTCATGGTCCGAACAGGAGATGGCGCATCGCCTCGCCCGTGATGAAGCGTTGAGCGCAATGCAATTTCCGCATGCCGAATTCCGGCAGGGACAACGGCAACTGGCAGAGGCGGTATACCGCGCCGCAAATACCGACCGCTGTCTTGCGGCGGAAGCGCCGACGGGAATCGGCAAGACGGTCGGCACGCTGTTCCCCTTGCTCAAGGCAACGCCGCGCAAGGAACTGGACAAGATCTTCTTCCTCGCGGCAAAAACGTCCGGACGCAGTCTTGCGCTGGGTGCCTTGGCACAGATTAAGAACAGCCAAGCCGCACTGCCCTTGCGCGTGCTGGAACTGGTGGCACGCGACAAAGCATGTGAACACCCGGACAAGGCTTGCCATGGCGAATCGTGTCCGCTGGCGCAGGGATTCTATGACCGGTTGCCGCAGGCGCGCGCAGCGGCGCTCGCTGCCGGGGCGTTGGAAAAAAACAGCTTGCGTACCGTCGCGCTGGAACACCAGGTCTGTCCGTATTATCTGAGTCAGGATCTTGTCCGCTGGAGCGACGTGGTGGTGGGCGATTACAACTACTACTTCGACAGCAGCGCTTTACTGTATGGGCTGACCACGGCAAACCAATGGCGCGTGAGCGTGCTGACCGACGAGGCGCACAACCTCATCGATCGCGCCCGCAAGATGTACACCGCCGAACTAGACCAAACGACGCTGCAGATCGTGCGCCGCGCAGTGCCAGATGTGCTCAGAAAGAGTCTGGACAAACTTTTCCGTCAGTGGAGCGCGCTGAACAAGGCCCAGGAAAGCACCTATCGGGTATACGCAGAGGCTCCCGCAAAATTCACCGGCGCCCTGCAGCAGGTGAGCAGCGAAGTATCGGCTTTTTTTGCAGAGAATCCGGCGTATGTCGACAGCGCGCTGCAAGATTTCTACTTCGAGGTGTTGCATTTCACCCGCTTGCTGGAAGTGTTCGATACCCACTCCCTGTTCGACGTCACCATTGAAGAAAAGAACGGCAGCCTGCGTTCGCGGGTATGCATACGCAACGTCGTTCCCGCAAGGTTTCTTGCGCCACGCTTTTCCGAAGCGCAGTCGGCGGTGCTGTTCTCGGCGACGCTCAGTCCCTGGCATTTTTATGCCGACATGCTCGGACTGCCCGACGATACCGCCTATGTCGATGTCGAGTCGCCGTTCCGCGCCGAGCAGTTGTCCGTTCATGTAGCCAGCCATATCTCGACGCGATACCGGCACCGCGACCAGTCACTCGGGCCCATCGTCGCCCTGATGAGCAGGCAGTATGAAGCGCAGCGCGGCAATTATCTGGCCTTCTTCAGCAGCTTCGATTACCTGGAGAAAGTGGTCGCCTTGTTCCGTGCGCACCATCCAGAAATTCCGGTGTGGGAACAATCGCGCCGCATGGATGAAAGCGCGCGCGACGATTTTCTGGCGCGCTTTGCACCGGGCGGCTGTGGCATCGGCTTTGCCGTGCTCGGCGGTCCGTTCGCTGAAGGCATCGATCTGCCCGGCGACCGCCTGATCGGCGCATTCATTGCGACGCTCGGTCTGCCGCAGTTCAATGCAATCAATGAAGAACATCGGGAACGGATGGAAGCCGCCTTCGGCGCCGGCTACGATTACGCCTACCTCTACCCGGGATTGCAAAAAGTCGTGCAGGCTGCCGGCCGCGTCATCCGTACTCAGTCGGATCGGGGATGCGTTTATCTGATCGATGACCGGTTCGGACGTCCGGAAGTGCGACGGCTATTGCCCGCCTGGTGGAAGCTGGGAAGTCCGGCCCGGCTGGACGCACAGGTCCGGAACGCAAGTTGA